One Armatimonadota bacterium genomic window carries:
- a CDS encoding glycosyltransferase, producing the protein MRVCVSAFLVTTTPGMKLAGVGRHMLSTLNQLTITDLGHHYDVFLKDDVDMPPEWLACPWITWHRIPVKNSRQRIWWEHFRVGVEAKKLNADVLLSLFVPLPLGCRVPMVSIAHDAFPRTNPDWYPPRKRVILDQMTSYACRKSKAVVTVSEYSRNELCRAYGISKDKVFVAPNGPGNNVRMLSEEEMEGVDLSKYGASNYVFSVSTIEPRKNMDGLIRGFSLLKEKYDLGDLRLLIAGAKGWLDSSIAQVYEESSAKEDIEFLGYVSDLELNALMQKAQLFAFPSYVEGFGIPALEAMTVGTPVMTSNTSSLPEVCGEYASYCDPSSPESICEALHAILSDGTKAKSLVEGGLERAKQFSWDESVKKLEIGLNFAVN; encoded by the coding sequence ATGCGAGTTTGCGTTTCGGCGTTCTTGGTTACGACGACCCCTGGGATGAAGCTCGCTGGGGTTGGACGACATATGTTGTCGACCCTGAATCAGCTTACGATCACCGATCTGGGGCACCACTACGACGTCTTCCTGAAAGATGATGTGGACATGCCGCCGGAGTGGCTCGCTTGCCCTTGGATCACTTGGCATCGCATTCCGGTTAAGAATTCGCGCCAGAGGATTTGGTGGGAGCATTTTCGTGTTGGGGTTGAGGCCAAGAAGCTCAATGCCGACGTACTGCTCTCTTTGTTTGTGCCGCTTCCTCTGGGATGCCGTGTGCCTATGGTTTCGATCGCCCACGATGCGTTTCCAAGGACGAATCCTGACTGGTATCCACCGAGAAAACGGGTCATTTTGGACCAGATGACGAGCTACGCCTGCCGGAAATCGAAGGCGGTGGTTACGGTCAGCGAATACTCACGAAACGAACTTTGTCGGGCGTACGGGATTTCTAAGGATAAGGTTTTCGTCGCTCCGAACGGTCCAGGAAATAATGTCCGAATGCTTTCTGAAGAAGAAATGGAGGGCGTTGATTTGAGTAAGTATGGTGCCAGTAACTATGTTTTTTCTGTCAGTACGATTGAGCCACGGAAAAATATGGACGGCTTGATTCGGGGTTTCTCGCTCTTGAAAGAGAAGTATGACTTGGGGGACCTGAGGCTGTTGATCGCGGGAGCGAAGGGGTGGTTGGATTCGTCGATTGCCCAGGTTTACGAGGAATCGTCGGCCAAAGAGGATATTGAATTTCTGGGTTATGTATCTGATCTAGAGCTCAACGCTCTGATGCAGAAGGCACAGCTTTTTGCATTTCCCTCGTACGTGGAAGGGTTCGGGATTCCCGCGCTGGAGGCGATGACGGTCGGTACTCCGGTCATGACGAGCAACACGAGTTCGCTGCCAGAAGTGTGCGGAGAATATGCCAGCTATTGTGACCCTTCGAGCCCAGAATCGATCTGCGAAGCCCTGCACGCGATCCTGTCAGACGGCACTAAGGCTAAGAGCCTAGTAGAGGGCGGACTTGAGCGCGCGAAGCAGTTTTCTTGGGATGAATCGGTTAAGAAGCTGGAGATTGGCCTTAATTTTGCCGTAAATTAG
- the gmd gene encoding GDP-mannose 4,6-dehydratase, with amino-acid sequence MAKTAIITGVTGQDGSYLAKLLLEKGYNVLGAARRSASVNLWRLDFHGIRDKVKLIPMELLEFTNICRTIQEHKPDEFYNLAAQSFVAASFEMPLYTADADAIAVTRILEAIRQFSPETRFYQASTSEMFGKVQAVPQVETTPFYPRSPYGVAKLYGHWITVNYRESFGLHTSSGILFNHESPLRGLEFVTRKITAGLANVKHGHQSHIELGNMDAKRDWGFAGDFVEGMWRMLQQDTPGDYVLGTNETHSVRKFVELAGAALGMSIEWSGSEVDEIGTDMKTGKQVVKINPQFYRPAEVDLLIGNPEKAQSKLGWKRQMSFEGLVDAMAKADNDRATDSPVKN; translated from the coding sequence ATGGCGAAAACGGCAATCATCACGGGGGTCACCGGTCAGGATGGCTCTTACCTCGCAAAACTTCTCCTCGAAAAGGGATACAACGTATTAGGCGCAGCCCGCAGAAGTGCTTCCGTCAACCTTTGGAGACTCGACTTTCACGGCATCCGTGACAAGGTCAAGCTCATTCCGATGGAACTCCTGGAGTTCACCAACATCTGTCGGACGATCCAAGAACATAAGCCGGACGAGTTCTACAACTTAGCGGCACAGAGCTTTGTGGCGGCCTCGTTCGAGATGCCGCTGTACACGGCTGATGCCGACGCGATCGCAGTGACGCGAATTTTGGAAGCAATTCGGCAGTTCAGCCCGGAAACCCGCTTCTACCAGGCCTCGACCTCGGAGATGTTCGGAAAGGTTCAAGCCGTACCCCAGGTTGAGACGACGCCGTTCTATCCGCGATCGCCGTACGGTGTGGCCAAGCTTTATGGCCACTGGATCACGGTTAATTACCGAGAGTCGTTCGGACTGCACACCTCGTCGGGCATTCTCTTCAACCATGAGTCGCCGCTTCGCGGTCTCGAGTTCGTGACGCGAAAGATCACGGCTGGACTGGCGAACGTGAAGCACGGCCACCAATCCCACATCGAGCTGGGCAATATGGACGCCAAGCGCGACTGGGGCTTTGCCGGAGACTTCGTCGAAGGCATGTGGCGTATGCTTCAGCAGGATACGCCGGGTGACTATGTATTGGGCACGAACGAGACGCACTCGGTTCGAAAGTTTGTGGAACTCGCCGGCGCGGCGCTCGGAATGTCGATCGAGTGGAGCGGTTCGGAAGTCGACGAAATCGGAACCGACATGAAGACAGGCAAGCAGGTCGTGAAGATCAACCCGCAGTTCTATCGCCCGGCGGAAGTCGATCTCTTGATCGGCAACCCGGAGAAGGCGCAGAGCAAGCTGGGATGGAAGCGCCAGATGAGCTTCGAAGGCCTGGTTGACGCCATGGCGAAGGCGGACAACGACCGCGCGACCGACTCGCCGGTCAAGAACTAA
- a CDS encoding dTDP-4-dehydrorhamnose 3,5-epimerase, whose product MQLAEGVVIKSLKSFKDSRGYLTELFRSDELPEGFLPEMAYISVTHPGISRGPHEHVYQTDLFGFVDGTYELRLWENREGYEPWELKIEIGKDNPTAVIVPPGVVHGYKNIGDKDAFVLNFPNKLYAGKNRAEIVDEIRHENTDSVFTMD is encoded by the coding sequence ATGCAATTGGCGGAAGGCGTGGTGATCAAAAGTCTGAAGTCCTTCAAGGACTCTCGGGGCTACCTCACCGAACTGTTCCGATCCGACGAACTGCCCGAGGGGTTCCTCCCCGAGATGGCATACATCAGCGTCACCCATCCGGGAATCTCCCGCGGGCCGCACGAGCACGTCTACCAAACCGATTTATTCGGTTTTGTGGACGGAACTTATGAACTTCGACTCTGGGAAAACCGCGAAGGCTACGAACCCTGGGAACTCAAGATCGAAATCGGAAAGGACAACCCAACCGCCGTCATCGTGCCCCCCGGCGTGGTGCATGGGTACAAAAACATCGGAGACAAAGACGCCTTCGTTCTGAACTTCCCCAACAAGCTCTATGCGGGCAAAAACCGCGCGGAGATTGTTGACGAGATTCGCCACGAGAACACCGACTCCGTGTTTACAATGGATTAA
- a CDS encoding nucleotide sugar dehydrogenase, giving the protein MKVAVVGTGYVGLVTGLVLADLGNEVICVDKDQNKLAMIRSGIPPIYEPGLEEMLKRTLKSGHFKASDSIKDAVKVSEVVFIAVGTPPGPDGTPDLSAVRAVATEIGKSIDKHTVVVNKSTVPVGSGDMVEMIIREQGVVPTLYDVVSNPEFLREGSAIQDTLRPDRIVIGSKRREAALKLMDLYAPLQSQIIVTDLNSAELIKYGANSFLAMKISFINALSRVCEMCDANIVDVAQGIGSDSRIGKQFLNAGLGWGGSCFPKDVQGMVKTAEGLGYDFDLLNEVIKINDEQTINFLNRIESHLDGFKGKTIGLLGLAFKPNTDDIRDAKSLIIIEEIAKRGGTVRAYDPVATDNVRELYPNVAYCESAYDVSEGADAVVVVTEWNEFKNLDFDRLGSHTKGKVLYDGRRIYNRRQVEGAGWTYHTIGSR; this is encoded by the coding sequence ATGAAAGTTGCAGTTGTAGGAACGGGCTATGTCGGCCTCGTAACCGGTCTTGTGTTGGCAGACCTGGGGAATGAAGTCATTTGCGTCGATAAGGACCAGAACAAGCTGGCGATGATCCGAAGTGGGATTCCTCCCATCTACGAACCGGGTCTCGAGGAGATGCTCAAGCGCACGCTGAAGAGCGGCCACTTCAAAGCCTCTGACTCCATTAAAGATGCAGTTAAGGTCAGCGAAGTTGTATTTATCGCCGTCGGGACTCCGCCCGGACCCGATGGTACTCCTGACCTCTCCGCCGTCCGCGCCGTGGCTACGGAGATAGGCAAGAGCATCGACAAGCACACGGTCGTGGTCAACAAATCTACGGTTCCCGTCGGCTCCGGCGACATGGTCGAAATGATCATCCGCGAGCAGGGTGTTGTGCCTACTCTCTACGACGTGGTCAGCAACCCCGAATTCCTGCGCGAAGGATCGGCGATCCAGGACACGCTCCGGCCAGACCGCATCGTCATTGGCTCCAAGCGCCGCGAGGCCGCCCTTAAGCTGATGGACCTCTACGCGCCCCTTCAGTCGCAGATCATCGTCACCGATCTCAACTCCGCCGAGCTCATCAAGTACGGCGCGAACAGCTTCCTGGCGATGAAGATCTCCTTCATCAACGCGCTCAGCCGCGTCTGCGAGATGTGCGACGCCAACATTGTGGACGTCGCCCAAGGCATCGGCTCCGACTCGCGCATCGGCAAGCAGTTCCTCAACGCGGGCCTCGGCTGGGGTGGCTCCTGCTTCCCCAAGGACGTTCAAGGTATGGTCAAAACCGCCGAAGGGCTCGGTTACGATTTCGACCTTCTCAACGAGGTCATTAAGATCAACGACGAGCAGACCATCAACTTCCTCAACCGAATCGAGAGCCACCTGGACGGCTTTAAGGGCAAGACGATCGGCCTCCTCGGCCTGGCGTTCAAGCCGAACACCGACGATATCCGCGACGCCAAGTCGCTCATCATCATCGAAGAGATCGCCAAGCGCGGCGGCACCGTTCGCGCCTACGACCCCGTCGCGACCGACAACGTGCGCGAGCTCTACCCGAACGTCGCCTACTGCGAGTCGGCCTACGACGTCAGCGAAGGTGCCGACGCCGTTGTCGTCGTCACCGAGTGGAACGAGTTCAAAAACCTCGATTTCGACCGCCTCGGAAGCCACACCAAGGGCAAAGTCCTCTACGATGGCCGCCGAATCTACAATCGGCGCCAGGTCGAGGGCGCAGGCTGGACCTACCACACAATCGGAAGCCGATGA
- a CDS encoding glycosyltransferase, with product MIRNVVTICDGAGMTGGTEKVAITSAIELAKRDIRSLYFAGEGELFSGLSEHGVETSNLGLKDAYNTESKRELLSRFFWNKPAGEAFAKLIQTAKLDPKETVIHVHGFRRVLSGSVVDIAARAGFKLVFTLHDFGIACPNTSFFNYPEEKICTLQPLSAKCCATQCTHSGWPMKMMQTGRAYKLKQAHIADRFHHFIYVSEFSRKILEPLVPAKTPKTVLYNPVGDEKEEVAEPGLYDTFSTIGRLSPEKGGVLFAKAAQRAGAKCQFIGKGPEEEKIREANPNAIFTGWLSPEGVIEKIRASRAIVMSSLWYETAGLSVLEAVSRGVPVIVADTCASTEYVRHERSGLTFSGGSIDALAKALTAMTADRAKEYGINAYQDYWKSPLTTERYMNGLLNIYERTLSS from the coding sequence ATGATCCGCAACGTCGTCACCATCTGCGATGGCGCCGGTATGACCGGCGGCACGGAGAAGGTGGCGATAACCTCCGCCATCGAACTCGCCAAGCGCGACATCCGTAGTCTCTACTTCGCCGGAGAAGGCGAACTCTTTTCCGGCCTTTCCGAGCATGGCGTCGAGACCAGCAACCTCGGCCTCAAGGACGCCTACAATACGGAAAGCAAACGCGAACTGCTTTCGCGATTCTTCTGGAACAAGCCAGCGGGCGAAGCCTTTGCCAAGCTGATCCAAACCGCGAAGCTCGACCCCAAAGAGACCGTCATCCATGTCCATGGCTTCCGGCGCGTTCTCTCCGGTTCGGTCGTCGATATCGCCGCCAGGGCGGGATTCAAGCTCGTCTTCACCCTTCACGACTTCGGCATCGCCTGCCCCAACACCAGCTTCTTCAACTACCCGGAAGAGAAAATCTGCACACTCCAGCCACTCTCGGCCAAGTGCTGTGCCACCCAATGCACCCATAGTGGTTGGCCGATGAAAATGATGCAGACCGGCCGTGCCTACAAGCTCAAACAGGCTCACATCGCCGACCGCTTTCACCACTTCATCTACGTCTCCGAGTTCAGCCGTAAGATTCTCGAACCTCTCGTCCCCGCCAAAACGCCCAAAACGGTGCTCTACAACCCCGTGGGCGACGAAAAGGAAGAGGTGGCCGAGCCTGGCCTTTACGATACGTTTTCGACCATCGGCCGACTCTCGCCCGAGAAAGGCGGAGTCTTGTTCGCCAAGGCCGCTCAAAGGGCCGGTGCCAAGTGCCAGTTCATTGGCAAAGGACCCGAGGAAGAAAAGATTCGTGAGGCCAACCCTAATGCGATCTTCACCGGCTGGCTGTCGCCCGAAGGTGTCATCGAAAAGATTCGCGCCAGTCGCGCCATCGTCATGTCCTCGCTATGGTACGAAACCGCCGGTCTCAGTGTGCTGGAAGCCGTCTCGCGCGGCGTTCCCGTCATCGTGGCCGACACCTGCGCTTCCACCGAGTACGTGCGCCACGAGAGGAGCGGACTGACTTTCTCTGGCGGCAGCATCGATGCCCTCGCCAAGGCCCTCACAGCGATGACCGCCGACCGGGCTAAGGAGTACGGCATCAACGCCTATCAAGATTATTGGAAAAGCCCACTCACGACCGAAAGGTACATGAACGGGCTCTTAAACATTTACGAAAGAACGCTTAGTTCTTGA
- a CDS encoding homogentisate 1,2-dioxygenase, whose product MRYVALGQLPKKHHIQFRKPDGGLYTEQLFSTHGFSSTMSTLYHIHQPTEVLGWEDYGSCAPQYLEEQPLRHLHLKTKKMEPFGDAVSGRKCLMGNGDLEWNQVFVAEQMSTYFKNTDGDECLFIHDGSGTMESLFGTIHFTPGDYLVIPRGTIYKLHFDKLPVNMLAIVSYGKIEVPKRYRNEYGQLMEHAPFKERDFRPPTELPVHDEEGEFKVLIRSRNHLTMYTYPHHPLDVVGWDGYDFPYAFNINDFQPITGKLHMPPPIHQTFQGNGFVVCSFCPRMLDYHPDAIVVPYVHSNVDSDEVLYYCNDKFGSRKGIEEGSITIHPLGIPHGPQPGAVEASLGAKQTEELAVMVDTHRPFKLTKAALEIEDPDYWKSWQVRK is encoded by the coding sequence ATGCGATACGTTGCCCTGGGACAACTCCCCAAAAAACACCACATTCAGTTTCGAAAGCCCGACGGCGGACTCTACACCGAACAGCTTTTCAGCACGCATGGATTCAGCAGTACCATGTCCACGCTGTACCATATCCACCAACCCACCGAGGTCCTCGGCTGGGAGGATTACGGCTCCTGCGCACCCCAATATCTCGAAGAACAGCCGCTGCGCCACCTCCACCTCAAAACCAAGAAAATGGAGCCGTTCGGCGATGCCGTCAGCGGCCGAAAATGCCTGATGGGCAACGGCGACCTCGAATGGAACCAGGTGTTCGTCGCCGAGCAAATGTCGACCTATTTCAAGAACACCGACGGCGACGAGTGCCTCTTCATCCACGACGGAAGCGGCACCATGGAGTCCCTTTTTGGAACCATCCACTTCACGCCCGGCGACTACCTCGTCATCCCGCGCGGCACCATTTACAAGCTTCATTTCGACAAGTTGCCCGTCAACATGCTCGCCATTGTTTCGTACGGCAAGATCGAAGTCCCCAAGCGCTACCGCAACGAATACGGCCAGTTGATGGAGCACGCCCCGTTCAAGGAGCGCGACTTCCGACCACCCACCGAGCTTCCCGTCCACGACGAAGAAGGCGAGTTCAAGGTCCTCATCCGAAGCCGCAACCACCTCACGATGTACACCTATCCCCACCACCCGCTCGACGTAGTTGGTTGGGACGGTTACGACTTCCCTTACGCCTTCAACATCAACGATTTTCAGCCGATCACCGGCAAGCTCCACATGCCGCCGCCCATCCACCAGACCTTCCAGGGCAATGGCTTCGTGGTCTGCTCGTTCTGCCCGCGCATGCTCGACTACCATCCCGACGCCATCGTCGTGCCGTACGTCCACAGCAACGTCGACAGCGACGAAGTGCTGTACTACTGCAACGACAAATTCGGCTCTCGTAAGGGCATCGAGGAAGGTTCGATCACCATCCACCCGCTCGGCATTCCCCACGGCCCGCAACCCGGAGCCGTCGAGGCATCGCTGGGTGCGAAGCAGACCGAGGAGCTGGCCGTCATGGTCGATACCCACCGTCCCTTCAAGCTGACCAAAGCCGCCCTCGAGATCGAAGACCCCGATTATTGGAAGAGCTGGCAGGTTCGCAAATAG
- a CDS encoding glycosyltransferase: MRILVITNLCPPDYDGGFELSALRNATSLRARGHEVDIVTSEYRPSYQGDRVDPDWVHRIFKVSEAKDGWSTAEMFLGGTSDLRFKIGNIAKQIGLRLANMRVLTGMLDVAPKNEGAMDRFLAENDYDAAYVFGLHMIGTSVIRSLVKKNIPVLYHHGDEWLAFYLYPGKLKRLMLNLASPITYYRERQIDLRNVYLVSNFMKRRFMDAGFREEQLGVIYRGVEFPLREDFDRERFDPPVFLVASRLTLYKGIHFAIKAASILDKKDSKTPWQLWIAGHGDAGTMEFFRNMVTELGVEHRVQFIGKHSRESTFAHMQRATAVISPSVFDEPFGNTNIEALASGTPLIASRSGAIEEIVEHGKSGLIYERDNADELAHHMQLVLANPELRRTMQVEGMNRIREKFTQDRVIDEVEAKLSSMAGIELTPEAVEAKKATLQ; the protein is encoded by the coding sequence ATGAGAATTCTTGTAATCACCAACCTGTGCCCACCGGATTACGACGGTGGGTTTGAGCTCAGTGCGCTACGGAATGCAACGAGCCTACGGGCGAGGGGCCATGAGGTCGATATCGTGACGAGCGAGTATCGGCCCTCCTATCAGGGTGACCGGGTCGACCCCGATTGGGTTCACCGAATTTTCAAGGTGAGCGAGGCAAAAGACGGCTGGTCCACGGCCGAAATGTTCCTCGGCGGTACCTCCGACTTACGATTCAAGATTGGCAACATTGCCAAGCAGATTGGTTTGCGGCTTGCGAACATGCGGGTGCTGACTGGCATGTTGGACGTCGCACCGAAGAACGAAGGGGCGATGGATCGCTTTCTGGCCGAGAACGACTACGACGCAGCCTATGTGTTTGGCTTGCATATGATCGGCACTTCGGTGATTCGAAGTTTGGTGAAGAAGAATATTCCGGTCCTGTACCACCACGGCGATGAGTGGCTGGCGTTCTACCTATATCCAGGCAAGCTGAAGCGGCTGATGTTGAATCTTGCCAGCCCGATCACTTACTATCGCGAGCGGCAGATCGACCTGCGCAACGTGTATTTGGTTTCCAACTTCATGAAGCGGCGGTTTATGGATGCCGGTTTTCGGGAAGAGCAACTGGGTGTCATTTATCGCGGGGTCGAGTTTCCCCTTCGTGAGGATTTTGACCGAGAGCGGTTCGATCCTCCGGTGTTTTTGGTTGCGTCTCGCTTAACCCTCTATAAGGGCATTCATTTTGCGATCAAGGCGGCCAGCATTCTGGATAAGAAGGATTCCAAGACGCCTTGGCAACTGTGGATCGCCGGTCATGGTGATGCGGGGACCATGGAGTTTTTCCGCAACATGGTGACGGAGCTTGGCGTTGAGCATCGCGTTCAGTTCATCGGCAAGCATTCGCGCGAATCGACATTTGCCCACATGCAGAGAGCAACAGCGGTTATCAGCCCGAGCGTGTTCGACGAACCGTTCGGGAACACCAATATCGAGGCTCTGGCGAGCGGCACGCCGCTTATCGCGAGCCGGTCGGGGGCCATCGAGGAGATTGTCGAGCACGGCAAGTCGGGCTTGATTTACGAGCGCGATAACGCCGACGAGTTGGCGCACCACATGCAGTTGGTGCTGGCGAATCCCGAGCTTCGACGCACGATGCAGGTCGAGGGCATGAACCGAATTCGCGAGAAATTTACGCAGGACCGGGTGATCGACGAGGTAGAGGCCAAGCTATCCAGCATGGCCGGAATTGAGCTGACCCCGGAAGCCGTCGAAGCGAAGAAAGCCACCCTTCAGTAA
- a CDS encoding PEP-CTERM sorting domain-containing protein codes for MGEGDGEVSFVGLPLIWNRPVVGSKGHPILREPAVKIHDGSLHFYGERTMVAVGEPKMKKQHLLRSTLLTAFTAFAVTCWGQTFEFNQMSYVDPGDASETQVISSRFQFDVEYAPSSSTQYYNLYVDTPHGVEWAVQNMPLLSLSDAGSGSPLKFSSYWDLGSGFETPVTGMNASALVTGSPLGQTDFGTFFGVGVGQTWRYSNGGVPSGDNFLYGNPSVYIPGAGFSANFRPTMPNITQEKNYCGPGSATNSLAWLAQQNGFTLPDTLPALQTKLAGYMGNNHDGNWDDDQVKAKLKYIKENNLPLEVHYVGGRNLPTNGNYTTGDGTARNDGRITWNWITSEMNKGQDLMFMTDKHWVVGAGFVTIGSNKYLVYRDDKYQKGADTTNAQAMENASRWCLTCYDDVNNTIDIGGWGHLPLKAVVATSPVPEPTALAVLGIGVVALLRRRKKD; via the coding sequence ATGGGCGAGGGCGACGGTGAAGTTAGTTTTGTCGGCTTACCCCTGATCTGGAATCGTCCCGTAGTTGGCTCAAAAGGGCACCCAATCCTTCGAGAGCCAGCCGTTAAGATCCATGACGGTTCCTTGCATTTTTACGGGGAAAGGACTATGGTGGCGGTGGGAGAACCCAAGATGAAGAAACAACATCTCTTGCGGTCGACCCTCCTTACTGCATTCACCGCATTTGCGGTCACCTGTTGGGGGCAGACCTTTGAATTCAATCAGATGAGCTACGTCGATCCAGGCGACGCCTCTGAAACTCAAGTCATTTCGAGCCGGTTTCAGTTCGATGTCGAATATGCGCCGTCCTCGAGTACCCAGTACTACAACCTTTACGTGGACACCCCGCATGGAGTGGAATGGGCGGTACAAAACATGCCGCTCCTCTCGCTCAGCGACGCAGGGTCGGGTTCGCCGCTGAAGTTTTCCAGCTATTGGGATCTCGGAAGCGGGTTTGAGACTCCGGTCACGGGGATGAACGCCAGCGCGCTCGTCACCGGAAGTCCACTTGGGCAGACCGATTTTGGAACGTTCTTCGGCGTCGGTGTCGGCCAAACATGGCGGTACTCGAACGGCGGTGTTCCGTCGGGCGACAACTTCTTGTATGGCAACCCGTCGGTCTACATTCCTGGCGCTGGATTTTCGGCCAACTTCCGTCCGACCATGCCGAACATCACTCAGGAGAAGAATTACTGTGGTCCAGGCTCGGCGACGAACAGCCTGGCTTGGCTGGCTCAGCAGAACGGCTTTACGTTGCCGGACACGTTGCCCGCACTTCAGACCAAGCTGGCCGGCTATATGGGGAACAACCATGACGGTAATTGGGACGACGACCAGGTGAAGGCCAAGCTGAAATATATCAAGGAGAATAACCTTCCGCTCGAGGTCCACTATGTTGGCGGGCGCAACCTGCCGACGAACGGAAACTATACGACCGGTGATGGAACAGCCCGGAACGACGGGCGAATCACCTGGAATTGGATCACTTCGGAGATGAACAAAGGGCAGGACCTGATGTTCATGACCGATAAGCACTGGGTGGTTGGGGCCGGTTTCGTGACGATCGGCAGCAACAAGTATCTGGTCTACCGCGACGACAAATATCAGAAAGGTGCGGACACGACCAATGCTCAGGCAATGGAGAACGCGTCTCGCTGGTGCCTGACCTGTTACGACGATGTGAACAACACGATCGACATCGGCGGATGGGGGCATCTGCCGCTGAAAGCCGTGGTGGCGACGTCTCCGGTTCCCGAACCGACCGCGTTGGCGGTTCTTGGCATCGGCGTGGTGGCATTGCTTCGTCGGCGAAAGAAGGACTGA
- a CDS encoding NAD-dependent epimerase/dehydratase family protein, which translates to MRVVLTGGAGFLGSHLADRLLAEGHEVVIVDNYITGSPRNIAHLAGNPKVSVMEIDCIEPFSVDGPVDFVAHFASPASPDDFKRIPFDVLRVGSRGTENCLELCVEKGAKFIFASTSEVYGDPAFSPQPETYWGNVNPIGPRSVYDEAKRYGEAATMAYHRFKGVDTRIIRFFNTYGPRMRLDDGRVVPNFVSQALRGEPLTVYGDGSNTRSFGFYADAIDCVYRLMMSDVHEPVNIGSQEERTMLEFAKAVLQVTGSFSPIVHLEAAVDDPKQRRPDTTRARDLLGWEPTTSLADGLAQTVEYFRTIV; encoded by the coding sequence ATGCGGGTTGTCTTAACCGGTGGTGCCGGATTTCTCGGGTCCCACCTCGCCGATCGTTTGTTAGCCGAAGGGCACGAGGTCGTCATCGTCGATAATTACATCACCGGATCGCCGCGAAATATAGCGCATTTGGCGGGCAATCCCAAGGTGTCGGTGATGGAGATCGACTGCATCGAGCCGTTTTCGGTCGATGGTCCGGTTGACTTCGTGGCGCACTTTGCTTCTCCGGCGTCGCCCGACGACTTTAAGCGGATTCCGTTCGACGTGTTGCGAGTTGGTTCGCGGGGGACGGAGAATTGTCTAGAGCTTTGTGTTGAGAAAGGGGCGAAGTTCATTTTCGCTTCGACGAGCGAAGTTTACGGCGATCCGGCTTTTTCGCCTCAGCCCGAAACGTATTGGGGGAATGTCAACCCAATTGGTCCGCGCTCGGTTTATGACGAGGCTAAACGGTACGGCGAAGCGGCGACCATGGCCTATCATCGTTTTAAGGGCGTCGACACGCGCATCATTCGATTCTTCAACACGTACGGACCGCGGATGCGGCTGGACGATGGGCGTGTGGTGCCGAACTTCGTGTCGCAGGCGTTGCGGGGCGAGCCGCTGACGGTTTATGGCGACGGGTCGAATACGCGGTCATTTGGGTTCTACGCGGACGCCATTGACTGCGTGTACCGGCTGATGATGAGCGATGTGCACGAGCCGGTGAACATCGGGTCTCAGGAGGAGCGGACGATGCTGGAGTTTGCGAAGGCGGTTCTGCAGGTGACGGGGTCCTTCTCACCGATCGTGCATCTGGAGGCGGCGGTGGACGATCCTAAGCAACGTCGACCCGACACGACTCGGGCGCGGGACCTTTTGGGTTGGGAGCCGACGACGTCGCTGGCGGATGGTCTGGCGCAGACGGTCGAGTATTTTCGGACGATTGTGTAG